Proteins found in one Plasmodium sp. gorilla clade G2 genome assembly, chromosome: 14 genomic segment:
- a CDS encoding shewanella-like protein phosphatase 1, putative gives MHVDKIFWLTIITFIVKNIQSLCLSKNKYLFKHLLMDRKKLDPSYTYKYDNIQWNNKIIAIGDIHGDVESLKLILRHSNLIDENDEWIAEDVMLVQVGDVLDRGVFGPYIYDYLLKLQKDAVKKNSKVILIMGNHEQLNLCGAFHYVNETEIMLFFQNNLNNRIFSFTNKNGNYFKKLIRLPAMVKVNNIIFTHGGINKSMSQYDINTINLKTRLQIENKCKKFKFEKYNYLSRDGVLWTNEFSNNVKVQPKKTCKNLLNILKKYKAKGLVVGHTRQKSHQIQTYCNNSFFLIDTGMSLFMNNGQPYPNYLQIEKGNFKSVHLIVEEYNRKKECQGKQVQLNKPYKKTICLSHKIKDL, from the coding sequence atgcaTGTAGACAAAATTTTTTGGCTAACCATAATTACCTTTATTGTGAAAAATATTCAATCACTATGTTtatctaaaaataaatatctttTTAAACATTTATTAATGGACCGAAAAAAGTTGGATCCGAGTTAtacttataaatatgataatatacaatggaataataaaataatagcCATTGGAGATATCCATGGAGACGTGGAAagtttaaaattaatattaagaCATTCAAATTTGATAgatgaaaatgatgaatGGATAGCTGAAGATGTGATGTTAGTACAAGTAGGTGATGTATTAGATAGAGGTGTATTTGGTCCATATATTTATGACTATCTattaaaattacaaaaagatgcagtgaaaaaaaatagtaaagttattttaattatggGTAATCATGAACAACTTAATTTATGTGGTGCTTTTCATTATGTGAATGAAACTGAaataatgttattttttcaaaataatcTTAATAATAGAATTTTTAGTTTTACtaataaaaatggaaattATTTTAAGAAACTTATTAGATTACCAGCTATGGTAAaagtaaataatattatttttacacaTGGAGGAATTAATAAAAGCATGTCTCAATATGATATTAACactattaatttaaaaacaaGATTacaaatagaaaataaatgtaaaaaatttaaatttgaaaaatataattatttaagcAGGGATGGGGTTTTATGGACTAATGAATTTTCAAATAATGTCAAAGTACAACCAAAAAAAACatgtaaaaatttattaaatattcttaaaaaatataaggcAAAAGGTTTAGTTGTAGGACATACTAGGCAAAAATCACATCAAATTCAAACATATtgtaataattcattttttcttatagACACTGGAATGAGCTTATTTATGAATAATGGTCAACCATATCCAAATTATCTACAAATAGAAAAAGGAAATTTTAAATCAGTTCATTTAATTGTTGAAGAATACAACAGAAAAAAAGAGTGTCAAGGAAAACAAGTACAATTAAATAAaccatataaaaaaacaatatgtCTAAGTCATAAGATTAaagatttataa
- a CDS encoding small subunit rRNA processing KH domain protein, putative, which yields MTKRIIKNDITSKGIARSSKSDVTSFKDEDKVLENTNNVQHKGHILTIENILDNDNNHIDSTNDKKINKKLIIKNKKKNNNMNTHEMRIITIPKQRRSSVIKNWLELIKPIVTHLKLEIRMNKDKIEVRTCKLTEDKNNLQKSSDYIKAYLLGFTLEDSLALLRIEDLYIESFQIQDVKILKGDHLSRCIGRICGSNGSTKYAIENATKTRIVIANDKIHILGSFNNIKMARHSICSLILGSTQGKIFNKLNILAKRMKERF from the coding sequence ATGACAAAAaggattataaaaaatgatataacatCGAAAGGAATAGCTAGAAGTTCAAAAAGTGATGTCACTTCATTTAAGGATGAGGATAAAGTATTAGAAAATACTAATAATGTTCAACATAAAGGACATATATTAAcaatagaaaatattttagataatgataataaccATATAGATAGTACGAatgataagaaaataaataagaaattaataattaagaataagaaaaaaaataataatatgaatacacATGAAATGAGAATTATAACAATACCTAAACAAAGAAGAAGTTcagttataaaaaattggTTAGAATTAATAAAACCAATAGTAACACATTTAAAATTAGAAATAAGAAtgaataaagataaaattgAAGTACGTACATGTAAACTAAcagaagataaaaataatttacaaaaaTCATCAGATTATATTAAAGCATATTTATTAGGATTTACATTAGAAGATTCTTTAGCCTTATTAAGAATCgaagatttatatatagaaagtTTTCAAATTCAAGATgtcaaaatattaaaaggtGACCATTTATCAAGATGTATAGGAAGAATATGTGGAAGTAATGGATCTACAAAATATGCAATTGAAAATGCAACAAAAACAAGAATTGTTATAGCTAATGATAAAATTCATATCTTAGGtagttttaataatattaaaatggcAAGACATTCTATATGTAGTTTAATCCTTGGTTCTACACaaggaaaaatatttaataaattaaatattttagcAAAAAGAATGAAAGAAAGATTctaa
- a CDS encoding nucleoside transporter 3, putative yields the protein MSDGQSEDTFHTTLGVLYEKPNKVGDIESFYPYHIEKVDTFEEDRYRNLLCAAYALMAIIADAPYFMIVSMADYFKSTFNVSDIMINEFALMESLILIVVCSLLHLIGSYRLKWNLLMPIFMTIILVILNLVVYFKTDYIGHKIIIFSAIPLGLVSCISKMTTMKICVLFKHAYCSAYVCGLSFSGFIVFIIYVLGAYVFFPNDELKFFKMFTFFCVTICLLALTCFSILYRLYKKTFVRILDEKYKDKGLKINKKIFYDSIKSMKILWPYMLIAYFTSFLTYQIYPSIFPTYMNVSKELKGTLAGFLLFGDSIAHLLVHYRRKQFLKTDFSTLVFCTLFRVFFLPIFLFLPSLHYTHNFSYIMLISFSFLFGLMNGLVNNSIFLKAPETCKEENKYEYIQLTPNILYLCLILGITSGCLLSKVHVRILNLI from the coding sequence ATGAGTGACGGTCAGAGTGAGGATACCTTTCATACGACATTAGGTGTATTATATGAAAAGCCTAATAAAGTTGGAGATATTGAATCTTTTTATCCATATCATATTGAAAAAGTAGATACTTTTGAAGAAGATAGGTATAGGAATTTATTATGTGCAGCATATGCATTAATGGCTATAATAGCTGATGCTCCATATTTTATGATTGTATCGATGGCtgattattttaaaagtaCTTTTAATGTAAGTGACATTATGATAAACGAATTTGCCTTAATGGAAAGTTTAATATTGATTGTTGTATGTTCATTATTACATTTAATTGGAAGTTATCGGTTAAAATGGAATTTGCTTATGCCTATATTTATGACAATAATATtagttatattaaatttagttgtttattttaaaacTGACTACATTGGACATaagattataatattcaGTGCTATACCTCTTGGTTTAGTATCTTGTATATCTAAAATGACAACTATGAAAATATGTGTTTTGTTTAAACATGCCTATTGTAGTGCATATGTATGTGGATTATCTTTTTCTGGTTTTAtagtatttataatatatgtgttaGGGGCCTATGTATTTTTTCCGAATGATGAACTGAAATTTTTTAAGAtgtttacttttttttgtgtaactATTTGTTTATTAGCATTAACATGTTTTTCTATCCTATACCGACTATACAAGAAAACATTTGTGAGAATATtagatgaaaaatataaagataagggattaaaaattaataaaaaaatattttatgattCTATAAAATCAATGAAAATATTGTGGCCATATATGTTGATTGCATATTTTACAAGTTTTTTGACTTATCAAATTTATCCATCCATATTTCCAACTTATATGAATGTTAGTAAAGAATTAAAAGGAACATTAGCtggatttttattatttggtGATTCTATAGCTCACCTTTTAGTTCATTATAGAAGAAAGCAGTTTTTAAAAACAGATTTTTCTACTTTAGTATTTTGCACATTGTTCAGGGTATTTTTCTTacccatatttttatttttaccaaGCCTTCATTATACACATAACTTTAGTTATATTATGCTGATTagcttttcatttttatttggaCTAATGAATGGATTGGTGAataattcaatttttttgaaaGCACCAGAAACATGTAAAGAAGAAAACAAATACGAATATATTCAATTAACTCCAAATATACTTTACTTATGTTTAATACTTGGAATAACCAGTGGGTGTTTATTATCCAAGGTTCATGTAAGAATTTTGAATTTAATTTAA